TGCCGTCCGAAGATAGCGAGTTCTGCTGGTCCCCTTCATTGTTCTTCCCCTCAAGTTCATCGATCCCTCTCCTTATCGGCGCCTGCCGCATATTGGCTGAAGCGGCGCTCTCAATCGCAGCTATAAACCGAAATTACATTCCATGGAAGACATTAATCAATTCCGGTGTTGTCCATCTAAGTGACGAGAAGATCTGAGAAAAACCGTTGAATTGTTTCGCGATGCATTAAAAATCGTAATTTGTGGAAGGTTGAACGACATGCGTCCGCGTTGGAGGCTGTCTGGTCATGGATCGCCGGTTTCGGGCCGGCCGGGGGCGCTCGACCTTGTGGTGGCAAGCAGGGCGGAAGTCGGCGCACATATCTGTCGTCGCGTGGCGATTCGCAGAGATCGGCCAACATTGCCATGATGCCATTAGCTCCACTGAGGTGCCGATTTTCCTGCTTCTCCTTGCCCCTGCCTTGGGCAAGTGGCCGCCGTGGGCCAAGTTGATCGGGAGGGCTTTCGGGCGTCAGGTGTGCGTCGGCGAGCGATTGTGCCATCAGAGGTGCGAGCGGGTCATCTGGTTCAGCGCTCGAAAATTAAACTTCCATAGATGATAAAAAACTCTAACCCTCTTTGCTCTTACAGATGGCCATATAATATGGCTAATTAGGCACTAAATTTAGCGCTATTCGAGGAGTGTCCGAATTTTTGATGTGTTATATATTGCTTCCATGGAAGCAGTATATATAAGAGCTGCATCGATAAGTTGTGAGGGTGAGATGCGGCTGAAGGGCAGGGTGTCAATCGTGACGGGGGGTGCGACAGGGTTGGGCCGCGCTGTTGCGCTCGCTTATGCCCGGGAGGGGGCCAGCGTCGTCATCGCCGACATCGCTGACGCGGGCGCGGTCGTGGCGGAAATCGAGTCGGATGGTGGCGCGGCAATATACGCGCGCACCGATATCTCCGACGAGCAATCGGTGGCCGCGATGGTGAGGGGCGCCGTGAACCGATTCGGCGCTGTCGACATCCTGTTCAACAATGCCGCTGTATCGGCCAGTCTCGAGCTCAAGCCCTTCGAGGAGCTCAGCGTCGCCGAATGGCGGCATGTGCTGGACGTCAATATGATCGGATCGTTTCTGTGCGCGAAGATGGTCTCGCCGATCATGCGCGCGCAAAAGTCCGGGTCCATCATAAATATCGCATCGGGAACGGCCTTCAAGGGCACGCCCTTCATGTTGCATTACGTGTCGAGCAAGGGTGCGATCATTTCGATGACCAGGGTCCTGGCGCATGAACTCGGGACTGACGACATCACAGTCAATGCCATCGCGCCGGGCTATATTCTGACCGAGGGTAATCTCGGCAACGCCGATTTCCTGGCAGACCAGGGCGATAAGGCGATTGCGGGCCGGGCGCTGAAGCGCGCCGGTTATCCCGAGGATCTCATCGGCGGAGCCATCTTCCTGGCGAGCGATGAAGCGCGCTTCATCTCCGGACAGATCCTCGCGATCGATGGTGGTTCGGTCTATCATTGAGGAGCCGCCAATGTCCGCGCCCAGCCCGACCTCCGCCGCACCGCGCTGCCCATTCGTGCAGGGCGTCGCCTTCGATCCGTTTCTGCCCGAACAGGCGGGCGAGCCCTATTCCTGGCTGGAGGCCGCGCGGGAAAGCCGCCCTGTCTTCTACTGGCCCCAGCATGATCTATGGTGCGTTACACGCTACGACGACATCAATGCGATCATGCGCGATCCCGCGAATTTCTCGAACCGGAAGACGATCAATTTCCAGAACATGTCGGACGAATTCGCCGCGGCGTTTCCCGAAGGACGGCCGGACCGCGTTCTCGTTACGCTCGATCCGCCGGAACATGGCCGCCTGCGCCGGCTGGCTCAGGCCGCCTTCTCGCCGAAGCTGATCGAATCCCATCGTTTGCAGGTGCGCGCCACATGTCAGGCGCTGCTGGCCGAATTCGAGACCGGCGGGCAGGGCGATCTCGTGGCGGGTTATGCCGACAGGCTACCCGTCCAGATCATCACGCAGTTGATCGGTGCGCCGCCGGAGCGCGCATCCTTTTTTCGCCAATGGGCACTCGACCGCCTGATCATGCTGAAAGGGGCGCCGGATTTTTCGGCCAGCGAACGCGAGGCGCTGATCGCGCGCGCCATCGAGTTCAACCGATGGCTTGCCGACTTTGTCGAAGAGCGGCGCGATCGCCCGTGCGATGATATGGCTTCGGCCCTGGTCCACGCGCGAACCGCCGAAGGCGACTCTGCGCTGACCATCCAAGAGATATTGGGGCTCATCGCGACGATCGTCAGCGCGGGCTCAACATCTACCGCGCATCTGATCGCGATGATGTTCCGGGAACTGCTGACCAATCGCGACCAGTGGGAAGAGCTGATCCACGACCGGTCGCTGGTGAAAAACGCCATCGAGGAAACATTGCGCATCCGCACGCCGGTCCATGGAGTGCTGCGCACGACGACACGCGAGGTCGAAATTCGGGGTGTCACGATCCCCGCGGAGGCGGACGTCTATCTCTATTATGCGTCGGCGCAGCGGGACACGGACATATTCGTGGATCCGGACCGTTTCGACATCCACCGCCACGATGTCGCGCGGCATATGGCGTTCGGCCGGTTCGTCCATGTCTGCCTCGGCGCATCGCTTGCCCGTCTTGAGGCGGAAGAGACGCTCAACGCGTTTCTCGACCGGCTTCCTCAGCTCAGCCTCGTCGAAGATCAGCGCAGCGAATGGACGCCGAATATCCTGTCGCCGGGTCTCAAGGCGCTACTCGTCCGCTGGTAAGGAAGAAGCAAGGCATGAAGGCAATCGTCCATGCAGGTGGCGGCCCCGACGGACTCAGCCTGTGCGATGTCGCCGAGCCCCGTGCCGGGCCCGGGGAGCGGCTGATCGAGGTGGGGCTGGCGGGTGTGAACTACGCCGATCTGATCGGGCTGCGGACGGGCAATAATTTCCTAGGGGGGCGGCCGGGCGACGCCATTCCCGGAGGCGAGGTGGTCGGCTGCCGCATTGACACGGGCGAGCGCGTCGTCGCTATCTGTGGGAGCGGGGGATATGCCGAACGCGTCGCCGCGCCGGGCAATCAGATTTTCCCGGTCCCGGACGACATCGACGATGCGACCGCTCTGGCGCTGTTCATCCAGGGGCTCACGGCATGGCACATCGTCCAAACGCTGGGCCAGCCGATCAAAGGCGCACGGATATTGATCCCGAGCGCGACCGGCGGCGTGGGCCTGCTGGCGCTCCAGATCGCGCGGTCCGGCGGCGCCGCGAGGATCGTGGCCACCACGTCTTCCGACGTCAAATCGGAGATGGCGTTGAGGCATGGGGCTGATGCCGTCATCGACGGGAATCCCGAAAGCTTCGCCGCGCGCGCGATCGAAGCCAATGAAGGGAGGCTGTTCGATCTGGTGCTCGACCGGTCGGGTGGAACATTGTTCGCAGAGGAACTGGCCGCTACGGGGCCGCGCGGCCGTATCGTCAGCTACGGCACTTCGTCCGGGCAGCCGGGCCAGCTTTCCACGGCGTCGTTGCTAGCGGGGTCGAGGAGTCTGGCCGGTTTCTGGCTGATGGATTTCCTCGATGAGTCCGCCGCGGCGTTGCACGACATATATGCGCTATACCGGTCCGGCGGCGTCAGGCCGCATATCGGCCTCACGCTGTCGCTGTCCGAAGCGGCGGCGGCCCATAGTGCCATCGCAGCGCGCGGGACGGTCGGCAAACTGCTCCTCAATCCCAAGGGAACGCCATGATGTGGTCGACGGATATCGCCGGAGCGGTGGCGACGCTCGCTTATGTCAACCCGCCTGAAAACCGCATCCCCTTCGACAGCCTCATCGAATTGAGCGCATGTCTGCGTGCGATCGCAAAAGATGACGGGATCAAACTGGTCGTCCTGCGGAGCGGCGTGAGCGGTTATTTCAGCCTGGGCGCGTCGCTGGCGGACGTTCAGGCGTTGGCGAACGGGCAGGAACCGTCCGCCCCTTTTCATAGCTGGGTCGATGTGCTGCTCCAACTTGAGCATCTGCCCCAGCCGACGATCGCAATGATCGAGGGCCAGGCCGCCAGCGGCGGATGCGAACTTGCGCTGGCGTGCATGTTTCGGGTCGGCACGCGCGCGGCCAGCTTCGCCTTCCGGGAGGTTGCCCGTGGCGCCATGCCGGGTGCCGGTGCCACCCAGCGCCTGCCGCGTCTGGTAGGGACGGCGCACGCCGCAAAGATCATTCTCACGTCCTGCCTGGTGGATGCGACGGAAGCGCATCGCATCGGCTTGCTGGACGCAGTGCTTCCCGATGGGGAGGCCGCCCTGGAGCAATGGTTCGACGCGATACGTGCGATGCCGCGCGCCGGCCTCGTCGCAGCGAAGCGGGCGATCGTGGAAGGCAGCACATTGCCGCTGCGCGACGGGCTGCGTCTCGAGCAGCGCCTGTTCCTGGATCTTGTACGCCGGTCCTCCGAGCCGGGGCAGAAGGTCGAACGCTTACATCAATGAGGTTTCAGATGCCCAGGATCATCTTCCGATCGGCCAATGGTGAGGCGCGTGCCGTGGATGGCAGCGTCGGGGATAGCGTGATGGAAACCGCGCTGGCCCATAACATAGCAGGCATCGACGCGTACTGCGGGGGCGCGTGCGCCTGTGCGACCTGCCACGTTTACATTGACGAAGAATGGATGGACCTGACCGACAGGCCTGGCGACATGGAGGACGCGATGCTCGACTTCGTCGACGGGCGGACGGGAGCCTCGCGTTTGAGTTGTCAGATCGTGCTTACGGCCGCGCTCGACGGTCTATCCGTTACCACGCCGGCCCATCAGAAACTCGTCTAGGGCGTATCGACATTCAGCCCATGCCGGCCTGCAAATAACGGTTTCCCGCGCTTCCGGTATTAACGTACATTTGAGTACGCTGCGCTCCGCGTCACGGAAAGCCACCATTTTCGGTTCGGCCTGAACTGAATGTCGACACGCCCCAGAATGTGGACGGTTCACCGTCCTCATCAGCTCAGCGGCAGAACGGCAAGTCTGAGGTCCGCTGCCTTGCGGCGGCGTTCGAGCAGGGGGCGATACTCGTCGCTCTCCTGCCATGATCGGAAAATTGCCTCGGATGGCCACCGCTGCACCATCAGATCTCCAAATGCATCTCCTTCGAAGGTCGCGCTTTCGCGAGCCAGCGTCATGCCGCCTCGCGCGCTGCTCTGTTGCCGCGCTTCGGCGCGATAGGCATCAAAGGCGGCCTGATCGCGAACCTCCAGCACTTCCACCACCACCAACACCTCTGGTCCGTTCACGGAGGTCGCTCCCTTGTCGAAGATGCAGCAAACCGGGACCGCGTCGATCCGCGCTGCCGAGACAATCTATGCGCCATGGACAATGTGTCAAGAAAATCGTCTTCTTCGTCATATATTTTACCGCGGCCCCGGGGGTGACGCGCAGGCGGTTGCATCAGCATCGATCATTTCCTGTACCAGCCTCTTGGCTGAGACAGGAAAATCAAGGTATAAGACAGGGTAATGCCCATATCGGGGCGTGTCATCGCAGGTTCGAACATGGCAAAGGGCAGATCGGTGCCGATAACCGTAACTACGCATTTCGAAGAGGTGATGTCTTCCTGGGAGCGTGAGCTGCCGGGGGAAGAACTGTCGGGGATGCTGCTCACGATCGGGCTGACCAGGCTCGGACGGCTGATGGACGCGGAATATGATCTCTGGTGCCGACGCCACTTCGACATATCGGGTGCCGAACTGCGCGTCATCCTCGCGTTACGGCGGGCAGGCAGGCCTTATGCGCGGCGCCCCACCGATCTGTTTCGGGCGCTGTCGATCACATCGGGAGCGATCACCAAGCAGGTTGACCGGCTGGTGGAGAAGGAATTGGTCGTCCGGTCACCCGATGCTCTGCATGCCGGGGGATTTCTCGTCAATCTAACGCAGAAGGGTTTGAAGATCTCGAACCAGGCAGTGCGCTGGCTATCGGAGCAATCCATCCTCAATGAGCCTCTGGCGGAACTGAGCGAGGCGGAACGGGAAAGTGGCATCGCCTTCTGCTATCACCTGCTGCGGCGCGTGGAGGCGGGACGCAAGGGGGCGGTTTCGGCAAGGGCTGGCAGGAAGGCCGCAAGGGCGGCGCCGCACTCCTGACATCTCCAGCCTCCGTTCTCAGGAGTCAGGTGTCGGCAAGGCGGCCACCACATTGGCACCGCCATCCAGGGTCAGGATATTGCCCGTCACATAAGCGGCCAGTTGGGACTGAAGGAACAGCACGACGGACGCAATATCCTCGGTCGTGCCGGCTCGCTTCATCGGCGCGGCTTCATCCGCTTCTCGCCAGAAATCCTCTCCCAGCGCGGCCAGAAGCCTTGGCGTGCGAATATAGTTCGGTGCGATGACGTTCATCCGAACGCCTTGTGAGGCGAAATCGCGCGACGAGCAGCGGACGAGATGGTGCAGAGCGGCTTTCGCAGTCCCATAGGCCGTTTGACCGGGAACGCTCCTGAGGCCCGAGCCCGAGCCGATGAACGTCATAGCTCCCCCGCCGTTTTGGGCGATGAGGGGCGCTCCTAGCTGTATGGCGAGGAAGGCGTGCCGAAAGATGATGTCCATCTGCGCCTGGAACGTCTCGTCGTCGAAGGCTTGCAGGGCCTGAACATAGGCCATACCGACGATATCGACCAAACCTTTGAAGCTACTGCCGAAGATTTCGGTAGTCATCGCGAAAATGGTTTTCATCCCCGTTCGGGACGTCACATCTTCCGACACCGCATGACCGCCTACCTCCTCGGCGATCTTGCGCGCGAGTGCGGGATCATGATCCACGCACAACAGCTTTGCTCCGACTTCCGCCAAGGCACGACAGGTCTCCGCCCCCATGCCCGCACCGGCGCCGAGAACGACGATCCCCTGATCGTCCAGCCTGATCTTGGAACCATAATGCACGAGATGATGTCCTTCCAAGGATATGCGAAAATCAGGCGGCCGCCTCGGCGCGGTTGGCCGGCACGAGCTCGCGCCAGTCCGCGGACTCCTCTAGTTGCGCGTTGGTGCCGCGGATTTGGCCGACCGGCTGGTTCCAGCCTAGCGGTTCCCTGCCTTCTTCGACCGCCGAAGCGCAGCGTAACAATGTCCGGTAAAGATGGCCGATCGCGCGATCGGCCGTGGACAGGTTCTCATGGCGGCGATCCCGCAACGGGCCGCTCGAAACCGACATCACCGCATCTTCCTGGGTGAAGCTCGGCAGACCGGTGAAATGGCCCTGATGGATCAGGGTGCGGTCCTGCTGGAAGCCGTTGGCGCGGCTCGGCGCGGCGGGGGTGTCGATCGTATCGCGCGTCATGCCGTTTGCCCGCATCGTCACGTCATCGAGGCCGACGAAGCCCAATTGGCGCGAGCGCATCGGCTCTTCTCCGAACCGCGTCGTTCCATCCCACCAGATATTATAGAAGGCTGTCTTCACATCGTTGACCGGTACGACCGCGAAGAACAGATCGGCGTTCGGATTGAGGATGAAGATCGGCGCGACGAAGGCGGTCACCCGGGTTTCCACTTTTCCGCCGACGTTGCGGATGGCGGCATATTGAAAACCGAAATTGGTATCCTCCGCTTCTATGCGGGGCGCCGTATCGAATTGCATGTGATTATTGACGGTTGCGAAGTTGAAATCGTCGATGCCGTTCGTCTTGGCCAATGCCGAACTGTGCAGCACCGAAAGGTGCGAACTGTCGACCAGCCCTTCCATGACCTGGACATAGTTGCAGTTGATATAGGCGCAGGCGCTGACGCGCGTCTCGTCGGTGCTGTCCAGCCAGGGGAAATCAGGAAATTCGGGCATGCGATCGCGATCGCCGAGATAGGTCCAGATCAATCCGCCGGCCTCGCGCACCGGATAGGCCCGCGCCTTGATGCGATCGCGAAAGCGCGGATCGGCGACGTTGGGCGTCTCCAGAACCTTTCCGTCCGGCGCGAACAGCCAGCCATGGTAGAGGCACCGCACGCCGCAGCTTTCCAGCCGCCCGATCGACAGGCTCGCGCCGCGATGGCAGCACGCATCCGCGAGAACTCCGATCGTTCCGTCCTTGAGCCGGAAGGCGACCAGCTGCTCACCGAGCAATTCGACGAATGTGGGGTCCTTCGCATCCTCGGGCAGCTCCGACGACTGGAGAAGCGGGAGCCAGTAGCGGCGCATCGCAACGCCCATCGGCGTTTCCGGCCCGACCCGGCACATCCGCTCATTTTCCTGCTGCGATAGCATGATCTCTCATCCTCAAATGGCAAAATCTATCTGGTGGCCAGAGCGGGCGCCATTGCCCTGGGACAAGGCCCCGATGCCAAGATGGCGGGTCGGCGCGAAGCGCGACGGGACCTGCCCGGATCTCTCGACACCATCAGACACCTTGTGCGCCGCCTGTACCATATCATCGGATGCTAGGCGAAAAATTACTTCCATGGAAGGTCGAATTTGCAGATCTGAAATTTGCGCTTTGAAACGGGTAGGCCACTCACTGCGTCCTCTTGCCTACCGCGGCAGGACGGATGGGGGGGGCGTCTTTGGGCGCTGGTGATGAGCAAGCCCTGCCGCGCGGCTATCCCGAGGCTGTGCAAGCGCGCAGCCGGAGGATGCGAATATCATTCGTGCGATCTTGTGTCTTCCTTAGAAGATAATTACAGGTGGACGGGAGGAATGGAGTCGGTTGATGCTGTCGCACAATGAGAATGAACTGATCTGCAGAGTAGGGGAGCAGACGCCGATGGGTCGGTCCCTCCGCCATTATTGGACGCCTTTTCTTCAGAGCTCGGATCTCATCGAGGCCGGCGGAGACCCACGGCGTATCGAACTGCTTGGCCAGAGCTTCGTCGCGTTTCGGGGCGAGGATGGCGTCATCGGTCTTCTCGACGAGGGGTGCTGCCATCGGGGCGCCAGCCTGGCGCTGGGCCGGGTCGAGGGGTGTGGCATCCGCTGTCTCTTCCATGGCTGGAAGTTCGCCGCGGACGGAACGCTCCTTGAGACGCCCAATATCGCCGACCCGCGTTTCCGTAAGCGTATCCGGGCTCGCGCCTATCCGGTTCGGGAAGCGGGCGGCCTGGTCTGGGCCTATCTCGGCCCGAAGGAATTCGAGCCGGAATTCCCTCGCTGGAACTGGCTGAAGCTGCCGGCGGCGAACCGGGTCAATTCGCTCCACGTCCTGGACTGCAATTATGTGCAGGTAACCGAAGGGTTGGTCGATTCCGCCCATCTCAGCATTCTGCATGCCGACGGGGTCGCACGTGCGTCCGATCTGGAACTCGATTATGGCGCGCGGGTATCGGCCATGGGCAAGGATCTGCTTCCGAGGCTGGAGATCCAGGATGACGAGTCCGGCTTCCGTTATGCGGCCTTGCGCGTACGTGACGGCGAGCCCGGTTTGCGCGATGTGCGCGTGACGCAGTTCGTGGCGCCCTACAGCGTGTACAATGCGAATGGCGACATCGTTACGATCATGGTGCCTGCGACGGACACCCGGACATTGTTCTTCCACGTCTTCTGGGATGAAGAAAAGCCTATCGGCGAGGAACCGCTGCGCAGCCGACAGCTCGATTTCGTCGGTCTCGACCGGAGCACGCTCTGCTCCTTCGGAATAGCGCTCGATTCTCCCGAAGCCGACCGCCCCGGCTGGCATAATGGCTTTCATCAGGACCGCGCCGCGATGCGCGCCGGCCGGAGCTTCACCGGCATTTCGGGGATCGTTGAGGAGGACGCCATCATGGCCATCGGCAGCGGGCCGATCCGCGATCGGACCCTGGAAAATCTTTGCCCCAGCGATCTCGCCGTCGCGGGTCTCTACAGGGCGCTGCTCTCGGTCGCGCGCGCTGAGCCGGGCTGGATCGTCTCGGCCGAACAGGACGATGTCGTCCGGGGCTGGACGGCCACGCTCGATGAGGGACGGAACTGGCGCGACATGACCGGACCGCCGCAGCAGCCTGCACCTTCGCACCTGCAAACCGCCTGACAATCCGGAGCTTGCGATGATAGAGAATCCGCTCACAAACTTCACGCATATCGGTGTCGTCACGCATGACATCGGCGAAACGTGCAAGCGTTATGAGGCGCTCGGCATAGGCCCTTTCACCTATTTCGACCTGCCGAGCGAAGACGACTTCATGACGTTCAAGTCACGTCACCATTTCGGCGTCTCGGCCGACGGCCATAAGTACAAGGTTGCCTGGGGCAGTTGGGGGCCGATCGCGATGGAGGTCTTCCAGCCGGTTTCGGGAGACAGCATTCCGCAGCGCTTTCTCGACACGAAGGGCGAAGGTGTCTGGCATTACGGCTACGACGTCGAGGACATGGCGGTCGTTGAAGCCTTCATGAGCCAACGGGGCTATAGCGTCATCGGCGCATCTGAGACCATGGACGGCGTCAAGATGTGCTACTTCGGAACCGCCGATCATGGCGGGGTCTATTTCCAGGCGCACGAAGTTCCGCCCAGCAGCGACATGTACGAGCGCCTCTCGGGTGGTACCGGCTCCACAGGTGCCTGACTCGATCAAGAAGAACTGGGAATCAACGACATGGCAGATCACCATTCGGGCACGGCGACCTTGCCGATCCTCGAGGCGCATAACGTCGAACTCGTCGCCTATCATCCGCTGGACAAGCGTCCCAATTTCAAAATGGCGATCCAGGTCGTCGAAGGCCGCTGGTATCTCTATACCGGCCATTTCTGGCATAATGGCTGGACGGTGGTCGATGTGACCGATCCGGCCAACCCGCAACCCGTTCATCACTGGAAGGGAGCGGAGCATAATACCTGGACGCTCCAGGTCCAGGTCGCCGATGGCAAGCTCATCACCGGTCTGGAGAAGATCGGCACCTGGCTTCCGCCGGAACGGGCCGAACTGTGGGGCTATGTGCCGGGATTGCCGAACGAGGAGGGCGTTCTGATATGGGACGTGTCGAAGCCGTTGGCACCAGAACTGCTGGGAGAATTCCGCACCGGGGGATTCGGCACGCACCGCAACTTTTACGATGGCGGCCGCTATATGCATCTGGCCGCCAACATGGCGGGGTATCGCAGCAACATTTACGTCTGTGTCGACATCTCCGATCCCCGCAGTCCCACCGAAGTCTCGCGCTTCTCCATGCCCGGCCAGCGCATCGACGACGATCGCGGCATCCCGATGCCCAAGCTGGGATCGCTCCACGGTCCGGCCTATGTCGAAAATGGCCGCGCCTATCTGCCCTATGGACGTTTCGGCGCAGTGATCCTCGACGTGGAGGATCCGGCCGACCCGAAATTCATCAGCCAGTTCAATATCGGCGATTTCGGAAGCGTGATCGGCTGTCATACCTATCTGCCGCTGAGCGATCGCAAGATGGCGGTGCTGACCACCGAGGCGATCCTCGAAAACAATATGGACTCCGCCAATCTGGTCGCGTTGATCGACCTTTCGGATGAGCGCAATCCCCGCGCGATGTCGATCCTGCCGACACCGGTGCCGAGCGAGGCCGCGCCCTATCGAAGCTATGCCCAGCGCGGTGGCAAGTTCGGCCCTCACAATATCCACATCCCCAATCACCAGGCCCATTACGCCAAGATAGGCAACCTGCTGTTCCTCACCTATTTCGCCGGCGGTCTGCGCGTGTTCGATATCGCCGATCCCTACCAGCCCCGCGAGGTCGGCTATTTCGTACCGGGCGATCCCGGCGAACGGCTGAGCCGACCCTATCTTCCGACCAATCTGGTGCCGCAATTCGAAGATATTCTCATCGATTCGCGGGGGTATATCTATATCGGCGACCGCAACTACGGCCTGACCGTGCTGCGTTATACCGGACCAGTAACCTGACCGCGCTGATCGAGGAAATCCCGATCACGGTGCTCTCGGGCTTCCTGGGCAGCGGCAAGTCGACATTGCTCAACGCCATGCTGCGCAATCGGGACATGCCGCCGACCGCCGTGATCATCAACGAGTTCGGTGAGGTCGCGATCGACCACGCCCTCATCGAGGGCGTGGTCGATGGTGTAACCCTGCTCGGGTCCGGATGCGTCTGCTGTGCGGTCCGATCCGATCTCGAAGCCGCACTCAGGGATCTTTATCTCAAGCATGTTCGCGGCCTTATTCCGCCCTTTTCTCGTGTAATTCTGGAAACGACGGGGTTGGCGGATCCTGGCCCGGTGCTGCAGACGCTTTCCTCTCGGCCCGTCCAGATGCTGCGC
The sequence above is drawn from the Rhizorhabdus dicambivorans genome and encodes:
- a CDS encoding SDR family NAD(P)-dependent oxidoreductase; amino-acid sequence: MRLKGRVSIVTGGATGLGRAVALAYAREGASVVIADIADAGAVVAEIESDGGAAIYARTDISDEQSVAAMVRGAVNRFGAVDILFNNAAVSASLELKPFEELSVAEWRHVLDVNMIGSFLCAKMVSPIMRAQKSGSIINIASGTAFKGTPFMLHYVSSKGAIISMTRVLAHELGTDDITVNAIAPGYILTEGNLGNADFLADQGDKAIAGRALKRAGYPEDLIGGAIFLASDEARFISGQILAIDGGSVYH
- a CDS encoding cytochrome P450: MSAPSPTSAAPRCPFVQGVAFDPFLPEQAGEPYSWLEAARESRPVFYWPQHDLWCVTRYDDINAIMRDPANFSNRKTINFQNMSDEFAAAFPEGRPDRVLVTLDPPEHGRLRRLAQAAFSPKLIESHRLQVRATCQALLAEFETGGQGDLVAGYADRLPVQIITQLIGAPPERASFFRQWALDRLIMLKGAPDFSASEREALIARAIEFNRWLADFVEERRDRPCDDMASALVHARTAEGDSALTIQEILGLIATIVSAGSTSTAHLIAMMFRELLTNRDQWEELIHDRSLVKNAIEETLRIRTPVHGVLRTTTREVEIRGVTIPAEADVYLYYASAQRDTDIFVDPDRFDIHRHDVARHMAFGRFVHVCLGASLARLEAEETLNAFLDRLPQLSLVEDQRSEWTPNILSPGLKALLVRW
- a CDS encoding quinone oxidoreductase family protein; its protein translation is MKAIVHAGGGPDGLSLCDVAEPRAGPGERLIEVGLAGVNYADLIGLRTGNNFLGGRPGDAIPGGEVVGCRIDTGERVVAICGSGGYAERVAAPGNQIFPVPDDIDDATALALFIQGLTAWHIVQTLGQPIKGARILIPSATGGVGLLALQIARSGGAARIVATTSSDVKSEMALRHGADAVIDGNPESFAARAIEANEGRLFDLVLDRSGGTLFAEELAATGPRGRIVSYGTSSGQPGQLSTASLLAGSRSLAGFWLMDFLDESAAALHDIYALYRSGGVRPHIGLTLSLSEAAAAHSAIAARGTVGKLLLNPKGTP
- a CDS encoding enoyl-CoA hydratase/isomerase family protein encodes the protein MATLAYVNPPENRIPFDSLIELSACLRAIAKDDGIKLVVLRSGVSGYFSLGASLADVQALANGQEPSAPFHSWVDVLLQLEHLPQPTIAMIEGQAASGGCELALACMFRVGTRAASFAFREVARGAMPGAGATQRLPRLVGTAHAAKIILTSCLVDATEAHRIGLLDAVLPDGEAALEQWFDAIRAMPRAGLVAAKRAIVEGSTLPLRDGLRLEQRLFLDLVRRSSEPGQKVERLHQ
- a CDS encoding 2Fe-2S iron-sulfur cluster-binding protein, producing MPRIIFRSANGEARAVDGSVGDSVMETALAHNIAGIDAYCGGACACATCHVYIDEEWMDLTDRPGDMEDAMLDFVDGRTGASRLSCQIVLTAALDGLSVTTPAHQKLV
- a CDS encoding DUF1330 domain-containing protein → MNGPEVLVVVEVLEVRDQAAFDAYRAEARQQSSARGGMTLARESATFEGDAFGDLMVQRWPSEAIFRSWQESDEYRPLLERRRKAADLRLAVLPLS
- a CDS encoding MarR family winged helix-turn-helix transcriptional regulator: MAKGRSVPITVTTHFEEVMSSWERELPGEELSGMLLTIGLTRLGRLMDAEYDLWCRRHFDISGAELRVILALRRAGRPYARRPTDLFRALSITSGAITKQVDRLVEKELVVRSPDALHAGGFLVNLTQKGLKISNQAVRWLSEQSILNEPLAELSEAERESGIAFCYHLLRRVEAGRKGAVSARAGRKAARAAPHS
- a CDS encoding SDR family NAD(P)-dependent oxidoreductase, producing the protein MHYGSKIRLDDQGIVVLGAGAGMGAETCRALAEVGAKLLCVDHDPALARKIAEEVGGHAVSEDVTSRTGMKTIFAMTTEIFGSSFKGLVDIVGMAYVQALQAFDDETFQAQMDIIFRHAFLAIQLGAPLIAQNGGGAMTFIGSGSGLRSVPGQTAYGTAKAALHHLVRCSSRDFASQGVRMNVIAPNYIRTPRLLAALGEDFWREADEAAPMKRAGTTEDIASVVLFLQSQLAAYVTGNILTLDGGANVVAALPTPDS
- a CDS encoding Rieske 2Fe-2S domain-containing protein, producing MLSQQENERMCRVGPETPMGVAMRRYWLPLLQSSELPEDAKDPTFVELLGEQLVAFRLKDGTIGVLADACCHRGASLSIGRLESCGVRCLYHGWLFAPDGKVLETPNVADPRFRDRIKARAYPVREAGGLIWTYLGDRDRMPEFPDFPWLDSTDETRVSACAYINCNYVQVMEGLVDSSHLSVLHSSALAKTNGIDDFNFATVNNHMQFDTAPRIEAEDTNFGFQYAAIRNVGGKVETRVTAFVAPIFILNPNADLFFAVVPVNDVKTAFYNIWWDGTTRFGEEPMRSRQLGFVGLDDVTMRANGMTRDTIDTPAAPSRANGFQQDRTLIHQGHFTGLPSFTQEDAVMSVSSGPLRDRRHENLSTADRAIGHLYRTLLRCASAVEEGREPLGWNQPVGQIRGTNAQLEESADWRELVPANRAEAAA
- a CDS encoding Rieske 2Fe-2S domain-containing protein encodes the protein MLSHNENELICRVGEQTPMGRSLRHYWTPFLQSSDLIEAGGDPRRIELLGQSFVAFRGEDGVIGLLDEGCCHRGASLALGRVEGCGIRCLFHGWKFAADGTLLETPNIADPRFRKRIRARAYPVREAGGLVWAYLGPKEFEPEFPRWNWLKLPAANRVNSLHVLDCNYVQVTEGLVDSAHLSILHADGVARASDLELDYGARVSAMGKDLLPRLEIQDDESGFRYAALRVRDGEPGLRDVRVTQFVAPYSVYNANGDIVTIMVPATDTRTLFFHVFWDEEKPIGEEPLRSRQLDFVGLDRSTLCSFGIALDSPEADRPGWHNGFHQDRAAMRAGRSFTGISGIVEEDAIMAIGSGPIRDRTLENLCPSDLAVAGLYRALLSVARAEPGWIVSAEQDDVVRGWTATLDEGRNWRDMTGPPQQPAPSHLQTA
- a CDS encoding VOC family protein, whose amino-acid sequence is MIENPLTNFTHIGVVTHDIGETCKRYEALGIGPFTYFDLPSEDDFMTFKSRHHFGVSADGHKYKVAWGSWGPIAMEVFQPVSGDSIPQRFLDTKGEGVWHYGYDVEDMAVVEAFMSQRGYSVIGASETMDGVKMCYFGTADHGGVYFQAHEVPPSSDMYERLSGGTGSTGA